A single Methylomonas sp. AM2-LC DNA region contains:
- a CDS encoding type II toxin-antitoxin system prevent-host-death family antitoxin — translation MRKVTAVEAQYQFGELLETAQHEPVTITRRGRSIACLVSISDMEELLELRKQGFIKKTEPLDLSFA, via the coding sequence ATGCGTAAAGTGACTGCGGTAGAGGCTCAATATCAGTTTGGTGAATTACTGGAAACAGCGCAACACGAACCGGTGACGATTACCCGGCGTGGACGCTCAATAGCGTGCTTAGTATCGATTAGCGATATGGAAGAGCTTTTAGAGTTGCGTAAGCAGGGGTTTATCAAAAAAACTGAACCCTTAGATTTGAGCTTTGCATAA
- a CDS encoding IS30 family transposase translates to MAQKGRPGLSAAQKVELWQRWKLGQSLSEIGRALGKHAGSVHTVLSAHGGIIPATRSRSARSLSLVEREEISRGLAAGESMRQIASKLARSPSTICREIARNGNKDQYRAIEADSKAWDQAQRPKPCRLATHSQLQIMVATKLGFDWSPEQIAGWLKHEYPNDINMHVSHETIYKSLYIQARGVLKKELIGHLRSKRMMRRGKASTTEGQPRGQIIDAVSIKDRPAEVEDRAIPGHWEGDLITGSKNSHIATLVERRSRFVLLVQVDGKDTTNVVNALIRQVQQLPSGLMASLTWDRGTELAQHKRFTVATDVAMYFCDPRSPWQRGTNENTNRLLRQYFPKGTDLSGYSQQDLDEIALKLNTRPRKTLGYMMPGDKLNECVAMTS, encoded by the coding sequence ATGGCACAGAAAGGTCGACCCGGTTTATCCGCAGCTCAAAAGGTTGAGTTGTGGCAAAGATGGAAATTAGGACAATCACTCAGTGAGATAGGTCGTGCCCTTGGTAAGCATGCTGGATCCGTGCATACTGTTTTATCCGCTCATGGTGGAATTATTCCTGCAACTCGCTCAAGATCGGCTAGGTCACTGAGTCTAGTTGAGCGCGAAGAAATATCGCGAGGACTGGCGGCTGGTGAATCAATGCGACAGATTGCATCAAAACTAGCAAGATCACCCTCTACTATCTGCCGTGAAATTGCCCGTAATGGTAATAAAGATCAATATCGAGCAATCGAAGCTGATTCAAAAGCATGGGATCAAGCACAGCGACCTAAGCCCTGTCGACTGGCTACACATTCTCAACTACAAATCATGGTGGCAACTAAACTCGGTTTCGATTGGTCTCCTGAGCAAATTGCTGGCTGGCTTAAACATGAATATCCAAACGATATCAATATGCATGTCTCACATGAAACAATCTATAAAAGCCTGTATATTCAAGCACGCGGCGTTTTGAAAAAGGAATTAATCGGACATCTACGATCGAAACGAATGATGCGGCGAGGTAAGGCATCAACAACTGAAGGCCAGCCAAGAGGGCAAATTATTGATGCGGTATCGATAAAAGATCGACCTGCAGAGGTTGAGGATCGTGCAATACCTGGGCATTGGGAAGGTGATCTGATTACGGGGTCTAAAAACAGCCATATTGCTACTCTAGTTGAACGTCGGTCACGATTTGTGTTGCTGGTTCAAGTTGATGGCAAAGATACGACGAATGTTGTGAATGCATTAATTCGTCAGGTACAGCAACTTCCTTCCGGCTTAATGGCTTCGTTGACATGGGATCGTGGTACTGAATTAGCTCAACATAAAAGATTTACTGTAGCCACCGATGTGGCAATGTATTTTTGCGATCCAAGAAGCCCTTGGCAGCGAGGAACCAATGAAAATACAAACCGATTATTAAGACAATATTTTCCCAAAGGGACCGATTTAAGCGGTTATAGTCAGCAAGACCTAGATGAGATTGCTTTAAAGCTTAATACGAGACCTAGAAAAACACTGGGCTACATGATGCCTGGTGATAAACTAAACGAATGCGTTGCAATGACCAGTTGA
- the rpe gene encoding ribulose-phosphate 3-epimerase codes for MADNLIAPSILSADFARLGEEVVNVLNAGADIVHFDVMDNHFVPNLTIGPLVCEALRKHGITAPIDVHLMVEPVDRIIPDFAKAGATYITFHPEASVHIDRTLQLIKDNGCKAGLVFNPGTPLHYLDYVMDKLDMILLMSVNPGFGGQSFIPSSLEKLRQVRNRIDASGLNIRLEIDGGVKTDNIREIKEAGADTFVAGSAIFSKPDYKKVIDEMRAELAKAK; via the coding sequence ATGGCCGATAATTTAATTGCCCCTTCTATTCTTTCCGCTGATTTTGCACGTTTAGGTGAAGAAGTGGTAAATGTTTTAAATGCGGGTGCCGACATTGTGCATTTCGATGTAATGGACAACCATTTTGTGCCTAATCTGACTATAGGGCCCCTAGTATGCGAAGCCTTACGTAAACACGGCATTACTGCACCTATTGATGTACATTTAATGGTAGAACCTGTTGATCGCATTATTCCTGATTTTGCCAAAGCAGGTGCCACATACATTACTTTCCATCCAGAAGCGTCTGTACACATAGACCGTACCCTGCAATTGATTAAAGACAACGGCTGTAAAGCCGGTCTGGTTTTCAACCCAGGTACACCTTTGCATTATTTAGATTATGTAATGGATAAACTGGACATGATTTTGTTAATGTCAGTTAACCCTGGTTTTGGTGGTCAATCCTTTATTCCTTCTTCATTGGAAAAATTGCGTCAAGTCAGAAATCGTATAGATGCCAGTGGCCTTAACATTCGTCTAGAAATAGACGGTGGCGTTAAAACTGACAACATTCGTGAAATCAAAGAAGCGGGTGCTGATACTTTCGTGGCTGGCTCGGCCATTTTCAGCAAACCCGATTACAAAAAAGTCATTGATGAAATGCGCGCTGAATTAGCCAAAGCTAAATAA
- a CDS encoding thioredoxin family protein, with protein sequence MAATQSTMLPLGTLAPDFYLPDTISGNAFNLQDLRGEQGTLILFICNHCPFVLHVKTQLIAIAQHYAPLGISSIAISANDIINYPQDAPHKMHAMMADWGNPFAAYLYDETQQVAKAYQAACTPDFYLFDKNLRCVYRGRLDAATPSNQEVSDGADLRVAMQALLAGENAPQQQIPSIGCNIKWKA encoded by the coding sequence ATGGCCGCAACCCAATCTACCATGTTGCCTTTAGGCACATTGGCACCCGATTTTTATTTACCCGATACCATTAGCGGTAATGCATTTAATTTGCAGGATTTACGCGGAGAGCAGGGCACCTTAATCTTGTTTATCTGTAACCATTGTCCTTTTGTGCTGCATGTTAAAACGCAGTTAATCGCTATCGCTCAACACTATGCACCGCTAGGGATTAGCAGTATTGCCATCAGTGCCAATGATATAATCAATTACCCACAAGATGCGCCGCATAAAATGCACGCCATGATGGCTGACTGGGGCAATCCGTTTGCAGCTTATTTATATGATGAAACACAGCAAGTGGCTAAAGCTTATCAAGCGGCATGCACACCGGATTTTTATTTATTTGATAAAAACCTGCGTTGCGTCTATCGTGGGCGGTTAGATGCCGCCACACCAAGCAATCAAGAGGTGAGTGACGGGGCAGATTTAAGGGTGGCAATGCAGGCGTTATTGGCAGGAGAAAATGCTCCCCAACAACAAATCCCCAGTATAGGCTGTAATATCAAATGGAAGGCGTAA
- a CDS encoding TlpA disulfide reductase family protein translates to MKKTTLIMVLVGFLALTAGFLVKIGSLYQNVVETIKPLAFSFPDVEGHMQPLSQWQGKVLVVNFWATWCGPCLQEIPEFIKLQTEMQQQGLQFIGLAIDETADVKAFLQDVKVNYPILLANDTGMNLSMQMGNIVGAIPFTVIIDQEGAVIHRQMGELSREALQALVTPLLSKKI, encoded by the coding sequence ATGAAAAAAACCACTTTGATTATGGTGCTGGTTGGCTTTTTAGCCTTAACGGCAGGCTTTTTGGTAAAAATTGGCTCACTTTACCAGAATGTAGTGGAAACTATTAAGCCGTTAGCCTTTAGTTTTCCGGATGTAGAAGGGCATATGCAGCCCTTAAGCCAATGGCAGGGCAAAGTGCTGGTGGTAAATTTTTGGGCCACCTGGTGTGGGCCGTGTTTGCAAGAGATACCCGAGTTTATTAAGTTGCAAACCGAAATGCAGCAACAAGGCCTACAATTTATTGGTTTGGCCATTGATGAAACAGCGGATGTTAAAGCTTTTTTGCAGGATGTAAAAGTCAATTACCCGATTTTACTGGCCAATGACACCGGTATGAATCTATCCATGCAAATGGGTAATATTGTTGGCGCTATTCCATTTACGGTAATTATCGATCAGGAAGGAGCAGTGATACATCGGCAAATGGGCGAGTTAAGTCGCGAAGCTTTGCAGGCATTAGTGACGCCATTGCTGAGTAAAAAAATATAA
- the aroQ gene encoding type II 3-dehydroquinate dehydratase: MAQIYVLNGPNLNLLGIREPGIYGNKTLADIEAGLQESAGRLSHQLVFIQSNAEHEIVEQIHHAFKQQVDFIIINPAAFTHTSVAIRDALLATKIAFIEVHLSNVHAREPFRKHSYFSDIAVGVICGLGAMGYELALQAANQLLIERTQNNGY; encoded by the coding sequence ATGGCGCAAATTTACGTTTTAAATGGTCCGAATCTTAACTTGCTAGGTATCCGGGAACCCGGTATTTATGGTAACAAAACCTTAGCGGATATTGAGGCCGGATTACAAGAATCTGCCGGGCGCTTGAGTCACCAGCTGGTTTTTATACAAAGCAATGCCGAACACGAAATTGTTGAACAAATTCACCACGCTTTTAAGCAGCAAGTTGATTTTATCATTATCAATCCTGCTGCATTTACGCATACCAGCGTGGCAATACGCGATGCCTTACTGGCGACAAAAATTGCATTTATTGAAGTACATTTATCGAATGTACATGCCCGCGAACCTTTCCGCAAACATTCCTATTTTTCTGACATTGCAGTCGGTGTAATTTGCGGATTAGGTGCAATGGGCTACGAATTGGCTTTACAAGCCGCTAATCAGTTATTAATAGAGAGAACCCAGAACAATGGATATTAG
- the accB gene encoding acetyl-CoA carboxylase biotin carboxyl carrier protein: protein MDIRKIKKLIDLIQESDIAEIEISEGEESVRIIRYSAAPQVQYAPAPVIAAPTVATTTSNTSAPAEEKFSGHVVKSPMVGTFYRSASPGSASFVEIGQSVSVGETLCIIEAMKILNQIESDKSGKIKQILVENGHPVEYGQPLFIVE, encoded by the coding sequence ATGGATATTAGAAAAATAAAAAAACTCATCGATCTTATACAGGAATCTGATATAGCAGAAATAGAAATTAGTGAAGGCGAAGAATCGGTACGCATCATACGTTACAGTGCGGCACCACAAGTACAGTATGCGCCTGCCCCCGTTATCGCCGCACCGACAGTAGCCACAACAACCTCTAACACCTCTGCGCCTGCAGAAGAAAAATTCAGTGGTCATGTGGTTAAATCACCCATGGTAGGGACTTTCTATCGTTCTGCTTCACCGGGTTCTGCCTCGTTTGTGGAAATTGGTCAGAGCGTTAGTGTCGGTGAGACACTTTGTATTATTGAGGCAATGAAAATCCTCAATCAAATTGAATCGGATAAATCCGGCAAAATTAAACAGATTTTGGTAGAAAATGGTCACCCTGTTGAATACGGGCAACCTTTGTTTATTGTTGAATAA
- the accC gene encoding acetyl-CoA carboxylase biotin carboxylase subunit: MFEKIVIANRGEIALRILRACRELGIKTVAVYSQADRDLKHVRLADEAVCIGPAASNLSYLNIPAIISAAEVTDAQAIHPGYGFLSENADFSEKVSQSGFTFIGPRPETIRMMGDKISAKKAMKAAGIPCVPGNGDPLGDDDETNLKMAHEIGYPVIIKAAGGGGGRGMRTVHSEAALIAAIGLTKAEAGAAFGNDTVYMEKFLEDPRHIEFQVMADSFGNAIHLGERDCSMQRRHQKVVEEAPAPGITAEERNRMGERCAQACREIGYLGAGTFEFLYEKGEFFFIEMNTRVQVEHPVTEMITGFDIVKEQLRIAAGMPLSITQDQVTFTGHAIECRLNAEDPETFMPCPGLIEQFHMPGGPGIRCETHIYNGYKVPPYYDSMIGKLIAHGEDRNSAIARMKTALSEMVIDGIKTNIPLQQNIMADAAFAQGGQNIHYLEKKLGIH; encoded by the coding sequence ATGTTTGAAAAAATTGTCATCGCCAATCGCGGCGAGATTGCGTTACGAATTTTACGAGCTTGTCGTGAGCTAGGTATTAAAACCGTTGCGGTATACTCTCAGGCCGACCGGGATTTAAAACATGTACGACTGGCCGACGAAGCCGTGTGTATAGGACCGGCTGCTTCCAACCTAAGTTATCTGAATATACCAGCCATTATCAGCGCCGCCGAAGTGACCGATGCGCAGGCGATACATCCTGGCTACGGTTTTTTATCTGAAAATGCCGATTTTTCCGAAAAAGTGAGTCAAAGCGGCTTTACCTTTATTGGTCCACGCCCAGAAACTATCCGTATGATGGGCGATAAAATTTCGGCCAAAAAAGCCATGAAAGCCGCCGGCATCCCTTGTGTACCGGGCAATGGTGATCCATTAGGCGATGATGACGAAACTAATTTGAAAATGGCCCACGAAATAGGCTATCCGGTGATTATTAAAGCGGCGGGTGGCGGCGGTGGCAGAGGTATGCGTACCGTGCATTCTGAAGCCGCACTGATTGCAGCCATTGGCTTAACTAAAGCCGAAGCCGGTGCCGCTTTTGGTAACGATACGGTGTACATGGAAAAGTTTCTGGAAGATCCGCGTCATATTGAGTTTCAAGTGATGGCCGATTCTTTTGGTAATGCCATCCATCTGGGTGAACGCGACTGCTCTATGCAACGCCGCCACCAAAAAGTGGTTGAAGAAGCACCTGCGCCGGGCATTACCGCTGAAGAACGTAACCGCATGGGCGAACGTTGCGCACAAGCCTGTCGCGAAATTGGTTATCTTGGTGCTGGCACTTTTGAGTTTTTGTACGAAAAAGGCGAGTTTTTCTTTATCGAAATGAATACCCGCGTCCAGGTAGAACACCCCGTTACCGAAATGATTACCGGTTTTGATATCGTTAAAGAACAATTGCGCATAGCAGCAGGCATGCCTTTATCGATTACTCAAGATCAAGTAACATTTACCGGCCACGCTATTGAATGCCGTCTTAACGCAGAAGACCCTGAAACGTTTATGCCTTGCCCAGGCTTAATAGAGCAGTTCCACATGCCTGGCGGCCCCGGCATCCGCTGCGAAACGCATATCTATAACGGCTATAAAGTACCGCCGTATTATGATTCCATGATAGGCAAACTCATCGCCCACGGCGAAGATCGCAACAGCGCCATCGCCCGCATGAAAACCGCGTTAAGCGAAATGGTGATAGATGGTATTAAAACCAATATCCCCTTACAGCAAAACATTATGGCCGACGCAGCATTTGCACAGGGCGGTCAGAATATTCATTATCTGGAAAAGAAATTAGGTATTCATTAA
- a CDS encoding SIMPL domain-containing protein produces MPDAPFVYSQGEAKKEIKPNMVDLKFSIKTFDENPDKAFKLLQNENIELKKLFDEIKISDDSIEAFDIDKSTVRETNNDGQELKVLGYDIQQVFHIRLLDLDKYTALMNRLIKYRNIADFNSNFDVLERKEIESQLTAEACADAKHKAEVMANGVGSQLGSVFAMAEKRFFSIDEAFGFANEDDNSDRMMFKKSQFRKDSITYIPSVIKIEKKVNVIYKLSEK; encoded by the coding sequence ATGCCAGACGCTCCATTTGTTTATTCGCAAGGTGAAGCTAAAAAAGAAATAAAGCCTAATATGGTTGATCTTAAATTTTCAATCAAAACATTTGATGAGAATCCTGATAAAGCTTTTAAGTTGCTGCAAAATGAAAATATTGAGCTGAAAAAGCTGTTTGATGAAATTAAAATTTCAGATGACAGTATAGAGGCATTTGATATTGATAAGTCAACCGTCAGAGAAACTAATAATGACGGTCAAGAACTCAAAGTATTGGGTTATGATATTCAACAAGTATTTCATATTAGATTGCTTGATCTAGACAAATATACGGCATTGATGAACAGGTTGATAAAATATCGAAATATAGCTGATTTTAACTCAAATTTTGACGTACTTGAGCGTAAAGAGATCGAATCACAGCTAACAGCAGAGGCATGCGCGGATGCTAAACATAAAGCGGAAGTCATGGCAAATGGAGTTGGTAGTCAATTAGGCTCTGTTTTTGCAATGGCTGAAAAGAGATTCTTTTCCATTGATGAGGCTTTTGGCTTCGCAAATGAAGACGATAATTCTGACAGGATGATGTTTAAAAAGTCTCAATTCAGAAAAGACTCCATAACATATATTCCATCTGTCATAAAAATTGAGAAGAAAGTAAATGTTATCTACAAATTAAGTGAAAAATAA
- a CDS encoding flavodoxin family protein, which produces MSKIAIVFHSGYGHTAKQAEAVAQGAKAELIVIDAEGNITEAQWATLNNADAIIFGSPTYMGSVSWQFKKFADASSKPWFSQLWKDKVFGGFTNSASMNGDKHSTLHYFFTLAMQHSGLWVGTGLMPSSSKAAKRDDVNYLGTFAGAMMQTPSDASTDEVNLGDLETARLYGARVAEVVGKFNGN; this is translated from the coding sequence ATGTCTAAAATTGCGATAGTCTTTCATAGTGGATACGGCCACACTGCTAAACAAGCCGAAGCAGTAGCACAAGGCGCGAAGGCTGAATTAATTGTAATTGATGCAGAAGGTAATATTACCGAAGCACAATGGGCTACCTTGAACAATGCCGACGCTATCATCTTCGGTTCCCCAACCTATATGGGATCCGTCAGCTGGCAATTTAAGAAATTCGCTGATGCGTCCTCTAAGCCTTGGTTTAGCCAGCTATGGAAAGATAAAGTATTTGGTGGGTTCACCAATTCTGCCAGCATGAACGGCGATAAGCATTCTACGCTGCATTATTTCTTCACCTTGGCTATGCAACATTCTGGGCTCTGGGTTGGAACAGGTTTGATGCCCTCTAGTAGCAAAGCGGCTAAGCGAGATGATGTGAACTACCTGGGTACTTTTGCGGGTGCTATGATGCAAACTCCATCCGATGCCAGCACAGACGAAGTCAATTTAGGTGATTTAGAAACGGCTAGATTGTATGGTGCGCGTGTTGCAGAAGTTGTCGGTAAATTTAACGGTAACTGA